The segment GTGGCTCATTTTTCATCCAGTTCTTCTCTCTGAGATAGGGCATTTTTCTGTTCGATTGTCTCTACAAGTTCCTGATGCAAGATAACCTCGGGTCTTTAATTCTTCCATCAGAGATAtgcttgtaaaataattatcaaaaaaaatcttatgtcCATGATTTGCTGGAAGTTTAGActtttttattagattcaaaACAACATTCCCTCCTAATCCAATCTTTGCAACGTTATCAATTGGAGTTTCATCATTTTTGCCCATATAAAGATCAAATCCATCTAAGTATCCTCCTTTTGAGCACATTGCCCACATCTTATAACCAAATCTAATTGGTCTACCACGAATAAATTGTTTTGCAAAATGTTTGCCAAAGTAAGGGATCATACTTTCATCAATAGCTAGATGTTCGGGAAACCCACCatgttcaataaattttttctgaatgtgATCTATAAGTGGCCTCAATTTACTTGCTCGGTCATTTGTCTCTAGGGTGTTGTCATGAAAGTGAATATTGTGTAATATGTCGATAAAGCGATCTCGTCTCATACTATTTGCAAGGAGTTTCGGGACATTGTCTTCTGATGAccagtattttcttttattgggTAAAGGGCATGTTGCAGAGAGAAGTAATCCTCCTATGAAGACTTTCAATTCACTAATAGttaaatcaagatttttatttttttgaaatgcataaagatttgtttgaaaaacaatttcagatAGGAGCTcttcgtcaaaaaataattcaaaaaagtcatGACATTTATCTAATGACATAGCTACATTAGATGGTGGTAATGTAATAACTGATTGAGAAATAGGACATTCTCTATAATCTTTCCGCCAACGTCTTCGTGCATGCTTTTTTGAGTTAGAAGGTATATTTTCCTCCATCTCATCCACATCTTCATCTTGTTCAATATGAGCTGGGGCTTGTAAAAGAAGTCTACTCAAACGATCAGAATCTCCTATGGCTTCTTCATCAGGCTTGTCACTATCGCCATCAGATAAATCATTGACATCTGGAAATCCCatgataatatcattattactaTCAAGCCTATccaatatttcaatgatttcaTCTGTATTCAACCTCATatgtgaaaatataataataaattacattattaattgcaattattgatagaaaatgaattcatacatcagaaaataatattataaataatatgagaatAAAATAGCCTATAACGCCGAAATGTAGAAATTTCTACATAGAAAGTTTCGACGAATCTTATGTTTAAATTgcataagtataaatataaaaataataaccaatttCACAGATATAACATTTATGAACAGggttgtgatttaaaaaaaaaaaatagttacaaacagatgagtaattaattaataaatacttacgAGCGAGACTTGCTTGAACGTGAGGACgccataataaatgaaatgtatatttataaggatTATCTCGTTAATCTGGATTTTTAGACGTATATAGAATCCTAGGTAGGACACTATAGTTTGTGATGACATGATTATGGACTTCAAAGTGATCTAAATAACGTTCATAAGCAGTTTAAATGCATGTAGAAAAATCTACACTTCGGTTCTTAAATTAAGAGACTAACTGTGGCATAAGTTccatattatcatttaaataaaatatagtaaaaatatatagaaaaacataTAAGTGAATGGagaatcaaat is part of the Lepeophtheirus salmonis chromosome 14, UVic_Lsal_1.4, whole genome shotgun sequence genome and harbors:
- the LOC139907292 gene encoding piggyBac transposable element-derived protein 3-like isoform X2, giving the protein MGFPDVNDLSDGDSDKPDEEAIGDSDRLSRLLLQAPAHIEQDEDVDEMEENIPSNSKKHARRRWRKDYRECPISQSVITLPPSNVAMSLDKCHDFFELFFDEELLSEIVFQTNLYAFQKNKNLDLTISELKVFIGGLLLSATCPLPNKRKYWSSEDNVPKLLANSMRRDRFIDILHNIHFHDNTLETNDRASKLRPLIDHIQKKFIEHGGFPEHLAIDESMIPYFGKHFAKQFIRGRPIRFGYKMWAMCSKGGYLDGFDLYMGKNDETPIDNVAKIGLGGNVVLNLIKKSKLPANHGHKIFFDNYFTSISLMEELKTRGYLASGTCRDNRTEKCPISERRTG
- the LOC139907292 gene encoding piggyBac transposable element-derived protein 3-like isoform X1; translation: MASSRSSKSRSLNTDEIIEILDRLDSNNDIIMGFPDVNDLSDGDSDKPDEEAIGDSDRLSRLLLQAPAHIEQDEDVDEMEENIPSNSKKHARRRWRKDYRECPISQSVITLPPSNVAMSLDKCHDFFELFFDEELLSEIVFQTNLYAFQKNKNLDLTISELKVFIGGLLLSATCPLPNKRKYWSSEDNVPKLLANSMRRDRFIDILHNIHFHDNTLETNDRASKLRPLIDHIQKKFIEHGGFPEHLAIDESMIPYFGKHFAKQFIRGRPIRFGYKMWAMCSKGGYLDGFDLYMGKNDETPIDNVAKIGLGGNVVLNLIKKSKLPANHGHKIFFDNYFTSISLMEELKTRGYLASGTCRDNRTEKCPISERRTG